The proteins below come from a single Papaver somniferum cultivar HN1 chromosome 11, ASM357369v1, whole genome shotgun sequence genomic window:
- the LOC113323937 gene encoding N-terminal acetyltransferase A complex catalytic subunit NAA10-like, giving the protein MVVIRQATMDDIPGMQDLDLDCFEEENHPGDYLYYEDYLVLWPGLSYVAEENVTGRILGYVVARMEVTKPHGYISYLGVLPTHRRKGIAKKLMSVAQNAMVQEYGPERVSLHVLKSSRAAINLFTKRLGYKFYESADMFYDNGEDAYVLVKQLQGKQQADHIGDGFGHAAGCLSSETARAKLKRQTETLQLS; this is encoded by the coding sequence ATGGTTGTTATCAGACAAGCAACCATGGATGATATACCAGGAATGCAAGATTTGGATTTAGACTGTTTCGAAGAGGAAAATCACCCAGGAGACTATCTTTACTATGAAGATTATTTAGTTTTGTGGCCAGGACTTTCTTATGTCGCAGAAGAGAATGTTACTGGTCGTATTCTTGGATATGTTGTCGCTAGGATGGAAGTCACTAAACCTCATGGTTATATTTCATATCTAGGTGTTCTTCCTACACACCGTAGAAAAGGAATTGCAAAGAAGCTGATGAGTGTTGCTCAGAACGCTATGGTACAAGAATATGGGCCTGAACGTGTTTCTCTTCACGTTCTTAAAAGTAGTCGAGCTGCGATTAATCTTTTTACCAAAAGATTAGGGTATAAATTCTATGAATCTGCAGATATGTTTTATGATAATGGGGAAGATGCTTACGTTCTGGTAAAGCAACTTCAAGGAAAACAACAAGCTGATCATATTGGGGATGGATTTGGTCATGCTGCTGGATGTCTGTCGAGTGAAACTGCCAGAGCCAAGTTGAAAAGGCAAACGGAGACACTGCAACTAAGTTAG